A section of the Helicobacter jaachi genome encodes:
- the ffh gene encoding signal recognition particle protein: MFDTLTSSFKNIVNKIRFADDEKSLLRACDELKKALLKNDVHHKVTKQIVQEVQQRTKELGIGKQNFMNALQSALSEILKSAKSYGIGFAPTPPSVILMMGLQGSGKTTSSAKLALYLKQRGKKVLLVACDLHRLAAIEQLSQLAQSIEVDIFTPPMASEPQNAVCVATESKQKAINAHYDVVIIDSAGRLAIDEALMHELKAIKEAINATECLYVADSLSGQDGIRSAQHFNEQIGIDGVILSKFDSDSKGGIALNIAHQIGIPLKFIGHGEKVADFDVFIPDRIISRLMGAGDIASLAEKTASVISQDDAKNIAKKLKKGQFGFEDFIAQIENMKKLGSMSSIASMIPGLGGMASALKDVDLDKSSEIKNIRAMVNSMTKKERENPSLLNGSRRRRIALGSGLEVSDINRIIKQFDNAAKIAKKLSQKGGMQELMNMMGSLRMPK, from the coding sequence GTGTTTGATACCCTCACAAGCTCATTTAAAAACATTGTTAATAAAATTCGCTTTGCCGATGATGAAAAATCGCTCCTAAGGGCTTGCGATGAGTTAAAAAAGGCTTTGCTTAAAAATGATGTCCATCACAAAGTAACTAAACAAATCGTGCAAGAAGTGCAGCAGCGCACTAAAGAGCTAGGCATTGGTAAGCAAAATTTTATGAATGCCTTGCAGAGCGCTTTAAGTGAAATTTTAAAATCTGCAAAGAGCTATGGCATTGGCTTTGCGCCCACACCCCCAAGCGTTATTCTTATGATGGGTTTGCAAGGTAGTGGGAAGACTACTTCAAGTGCTAAACTCGCGCTTTATCTTAAGCAGAGGGGCAAAAAAGTGCTGCTTGTAGCGTGTGATTTGCATAGGCTTGCGGCTATTGAGCAATTAAGCCAGCTCGCCCAAAGCATAGAGGTAGATATTTTTACTCCCCCAATGGCGAGTGAGCCACAAAATGCGGTATGTGTGGCTACAGAATCTAAGCAAAAGGCTATAAATGCGCATTATGATGTGGTGATTATCGATAGTGCTGGGCGACTAGCTATCGATGAAGCATTAATGCACGAACTCAAGGCTATTAAGGAAGCAATAAATGCTACAGAGTGCTTGTATGTGGCAGATTCTCTAAGTGGGCAAGATGGTATCCGCTCCGCGCAACATTTTAATGAGCAAATTGGTATTGATGGCGTGATTTTGTCAAAATTTGATAGTGATAGCAAAGGCGGAATTGCGCTTAATATCGCCCACCAAATTGGTATTCCACTTAAGTTCATAGGGCATGGCGAGAAAGTGGCTGATTTTGATGTATTTATACCAGATAGGATTATCTCGCGACTTATGGGGGCAGGTGATATTGCCTCCCTTGCGGAAAAAACAGCTAGTGTAATTAGTCAAGATGATGCAAAAAATATCGCTAAAAAACTCAAAAAAGGGCAATTTGGCTTTGAAGATTTTATCGCTCAAATTGAAAATATGAAAAAGCTTGGCTCAATGAGTTCAATCGCCTCAATGATACCCGGACTAGGCGGTATGGCAAGCGCACTAAAAGATGTGGATTTAGATAAATCAAGCGAGATTAAAAATATACGCGCTATGGTGAATTCTATGACTAAAAAAGAGCGCGAGAATCCTAGCCTACTCAATGGCTCAAGGCGCAGGCGCATAGCGCTTGGCAGCGGTTTAGAAGTGAGTGATATTAACCGCATTATTAAGCAATTTGATAATGCAGCAAAAATAGCCAAAAAGCTCTCTCAAAAGGGCGGTATGCAGGAGCTTATGAATATGATGGGTTCTCTTAGAATGCCAAAATAA
- a CDS encoding Fur family transcriptional regulator, which yields MMSFEQHLREKHLKITPQRIAMLNQIQHNGHMSVEEIYEQIRHIYPSISLATIYKNVSALCEANILREIKAPKDKQKYELSSDRHLHVYCEVCGKLEDIKLDTNALEADCSHNSGYSICDISAVLIGVCPHCKAEQARRL from the coding sequence ATGATGAGTTTTGAACAACATTTGCGGGAAAAACACCTAAAAATTACGCCTCAACGAATCGCTATGCTTAATCAAATCCAACATAATGGGCATATGAGCGTAGAGGAGATTTATGAGCAGATTCGCCATATTTATCCTTCTATATCCCTTGCTACCATTTATAAGAATGTGAGTGCGCTGTGTGAGGCAAATATTCTGCGCGAGATTAAAGCGCCAAAAGATAAGCAAAAATATGAATTAAGTAGCGATAGGCATTTGCATGTGTATTGCGAAGTGTGCGGCAAGCTAGAGGATATTAAGCTTGATACAAACGCGCTAGAAGCAGATTGCAGTCATAATAGCGGGTATAGCATTTGTGATATTTCAGCGGTGCTTATTGGCGTATGTCCGCATTGTAAGGCAGAGCAAGCGCGCCGTTTATAG
- a CDS encoding HDOD domain-containing protein, whose amino-acid sequence MNELLLKTIDNLPPLPETVMKLQQYVDSSGSEVQVQGVVDIISKDPLLTGDLLRLANSPYYGFSREISTLNQVVSLLGISNVKNVAIANSLRSGFKIDVSPYGLDTQEFLGNCSREADFLSEWFSQSDKKLAQVLVPCAMLLRLGMMLFANTLIQSGKDKEFLAQLKANNFTDIGAVENEFYGLDHLTFLGFLFDHWKFDEVLIQSTAYITMPHAASDEVKKNAYALAVTNKVFEPYQGGSVYNMEDALALIKEAKTQNINFDLNRFMEILPPNAKANLKV is encoded by the coding sequence ATGAATGAGCTTTTATTAAAAACAATTGATAATCTGCCGCCCTTGCCTGAAACGGTGATGAAATTACAACAATATGTAGATTCATCTGGCTCAGAAGTGCAGGTGCAAGGCGTGGTGGATATCATCTCCAAAGACCCGCTTTTAACTGGTGATTTGCTGCGTTTAGCAAACTCGCCTTATTATGGATTTTCACGCGAGATTTCTACACTCAATCAAGTAGTATCCCTACTAGGCATTAGCAATGTCAAAAATGTAGCCATAGCCAATTCTTTACGAAGTGGATTTAAAATTGATGTATCGCCCTATGGGCTTGATACACAAGAGTTTTTAGGCAATTGTAGCAGAGAGGCGGACTTTTTATCAGAGTGGTTTTCACAAAGTGATAAAAAGCTCGCTCAAGTGCTTGTGCCTTGCGCTATGCTCTTGCGTTTGGGAATGATGCTTTTTGCAAACACACTTATTCAAAGTGGCAAGGATAAGGAATTTTTAGCCCAACTTAAAGCGAATAATTTTACCGATATTGGCGCTGTGGAAAATGAATTTTACGGCTTAGACCATTTGACATTTTTGGGCTTTTTATTTGACCATTGGAAATTTGATGAAGTGCTTATACAAAGCACTGCTTACATCACTATGCCGCATGCAGCTTCAGATGAAGTGAAAAAAAACGCCTACGCGCTAGCAGTTACCAACAAAGTCTTTGAGCCTTATCAGGGCGGAAGTGTGTATAATATGGAGGACGCACTCGCGCTCATCAAGGAAGCAAAGACGCAAAATATTAATTTTGATTTAAATAGATTTATGGAGATTTTACCCCCAAATGCAAAAGCAAATCTAAAAGTCTAG
- a CDS encoding (Fe-S)-binding protein, whose product MLDLQSVANACVKCGKCIPHCTIYMVNRDEVTSPRGFLDLLGAYKRGQLELDSKARDIFESCFLCTTCVTHCPSSLPVDVAIESVRVDIAQKYGIAWYKRAYFFLLRHRKVADIVFSFVHFIMPCAFKEEHGRWISRLKLFKDDNNKWAKRSIFPVRRKSFLQTYQGDIAPLQITESSRISQSPKADVAHKHNLKHNRVAIFIGCLSNYNYVSVGESLLSILHTLGIQAFVPHLQECCGAPAFFTGDVKTVVHLAQKNIEYFESFWDSIDAMIIPEATCAAMIKKDWLHALGESEYAMRLKKLLPKIDMASSWLYAHTCLQDIIPAHLGQQTITYHDPCHARKVLGIFKEPRALLGKAYTLQEMRDSTQCCGFGGISMQSSRYALTLKAGRGKAQMIEQSGAQIVSAECGACRMQIDNSLTQIDSKVRFAHPLELIAQALRSRA is encoded by the coding sequence ATGCTTGATTTACAAAGCGTAGCCAATGCGTGTGTGAAATGCGGCAAATGCATTCCTCACTGCACTATTTATATGGTTAATCGCGATGAAGTAACTTCTCCGCGCGGCTTTTTGGATTTGCTGGGTGCGTATAAGCGCGGGCAGTTGGAGCTAGATTCTAAAGCGAGGGATATTTTTGAATCTTGCTTCCTTTGCACCACTTGCGTAACGCACTGCCCCTCAAGCCTGCCTGTTGATGTGGCTATAGAATCTGTGCGCGTGGATATTGCGCAAAAATATGGCATTGCGTGGTATAAAAGGGCATATTTTTTCCTTTTACGGCATAGAAAAGTAGCAGATATTGTCTTTAGCTTTGTGCATTTTATTATGCCTTGCGCGTTTAAGGAGGAGCATGGGCGGTGGATTAGCCGCTTAAAACTATTTAAAGACGATAATAATAAATGGGCGAAACGCTCTATTTTCCCCGTGCGACGCAAATCATTTTTGCAAACTTATCAAGGCGATATTGCGCCACTACAAATTACAGAATCTAGCCGCATTTCACAAAGCCCCAAAGCCGATGTGGCGCATAAGCATAATCTTAAGCACAATAGAGTGGCGATATTTATTGGCTGTTTGAGCAATTATAATTATGTGAGTGTGGGAGAGAGCCTGCTTAGTATTTTGCACACACTAGGCATTCAAGCTTTTGTCCCACATTTACAAGAGTGCTGCGGCGCGCCTGCATTTTTTACTGGTGATGTAAAGACGGTTGTGCATTTGGCTCAAAAAAATATCGAGTATTTTGAGAGTTTTTGGGATAGTATTGATGCGATGATTATTCCTGAAGCTACCTGTGCAGCGATGATTAAAAAAGATTGGCTGCATGCTTTGGGAGAGAGTGAATATGCTATGCGTTTAAAAAAATTATTGCCAAAAATTGATATGGCAAGCTCGTGGCTCTATGCGCACACTTGCTTGCAAGATATTATTCCCGCGCATTTAGGCCAACAAACAATCACCTATCACGACCCTTGCCATGCTAGAAAAGTGCTAGGTATTTTTAAAGAGCCACGCGCACTTTTGGGCAAAGCCTATACATTACAAGAGATGCGCGATTCTACGCAGTGCTGCGGATTTGGCGGCATTAGTATGCAAAGCTCGCGCTATGCTTTAACGCTAAAAGCTGGCAGGGGTAAGGCGCAAATGATAGAGCAAAGTGGGGCGCAAATTGTAAGCGCGGAGTGCGGTGCGTGTCGTATGCAGATTGATAATTCACTCACGCAAATAGATTCTAAAGTGCGTTTTGCCCACCCTTTGGAGCTTATAGCTCAAGCATTAAGGAGCAGGGCATAA
- the hemN gene encoding oxygen-independent coproporphyrinogen III oxidase, which produces MSEYIDFGAFVKYSKAGPRYTSYPTAVEFSQKWSAEDYIQSLKRADSMSNLPLSLYVHLPFCRSACYFCGCNVIYTSREDKKQRYIHYLKKELALLSQVMDTSREVVQFHFGGGTPTFFNASELEEVIHLVRGHFTNFATHAEISCEIDPRFFVREQMAILRANGFNRLSFGVQDFDEKVQEAIHRHQSIEVVSHAINLAREFGIDSVNFDLIYGLPYQDEKSFASTLEKVVSLSPDRLAIFNYAHLPWIKKTMRKIDETTLPSPSQKLEILKNTIAFLQGQDYAMIGMDHFAKKSDELYLAKMSNELRRNFQGYTTRGFSQTIGIGLTSIGEGVDYYSQNFKDIQSYENALDNGKLPVERGIRLSREDILRKEVIMGLMNNLCLDFAPIESKFDIDFRAYFAPSLAALKEYEQAGLVSITPHSIHTSATGGMLIRNIAMTFDAYLGAHQGDKRFSKTI; this is translated from the coding sequence TTGAGTGAATATATCGATTTTGGCGCATTTGTGAAGTATTCAAAGGCTGGTCCGCGCTATACAAGCTATCCCACAGCTGTGGAGTTTAGCCAAAAATGGAGTGCGGAGGATTATATACAATCTTTAAAGCGCGCAGATTCTATGTCAAACTTGCCTCTTTCACTCTATGTGCATTTGCCATTTTGCCGCTCGGCGTGCTATTTTTGCGGCTGCAATGTGATTTATACAAGCAGAGAAGACAAAAAGCAGCGCTATATTCATTATCTCAAAAAAGAGCTAGCATTGCTATCGCAGGTTATGGATACTTCGCGTGAAGTGGTGCAGTTCCACTTTGGTGGTGGCACGCCTACTTTTTTTAATGCCAGTGAGCTAGAGGAAGTTATTCACCTAGTAAGGGGGCATTTTACAAACTTTGCCACACACGCGGAAATAAGCTGCGAGATTGACCCGCGCTTTTTTGTGCGCGAGCAAATGGCGATTTTAAGGGCAAATGGCTTCAATCGCTTAAGCTTTGGCGTGCAGGATTTTGATGAGAAAGTCCAAGAGGCAATCCACCGACATCAAAGCATTGAAGTAGTAAGCCATGCGATTAATTTAGCGCGCGAATTTGGGATAGATTCTGTAAATTTTGATTTAATTTATGGCTTGCCCTATCAAGATGAAAAAAGCTTTGCTAGCACGCTTGAAAAGGTGGTTTCTCTAAGCCCTGATAGGCTAGCGATTTTTAATTACGCGCATTTACCTTGGATAAAAAAAACTATGCGCAAAATTGATGAAACCACGCTCCCTAGCCCTAGTCAAAAGCTTGAGATTCTAAAAAATACCATAGCCTTTTTGCAAGGGCAAGATTATGCGATGATTGGTATGGACCATTTTGCTAAAAAAAGCGATGAGCTATATTTGGCAAAAATGAGTAATGAGCTAAGGAGAAATTTTCAAGGCTACACAACGCGCGGATTTTCCCAAACTATTGGCATTGGGCTTACTAGCATTGGGGAGGGCGTGGATTATTATTCACAAAATTTTAAAGATATTCAATCTTATGAAAACGCGCTTGATAATGGTAAATTGCCTGTAGAACGCGGCATTAGGCTAAGCAGGGAGGATATTTTGCGCAAAGAGGTGATTATGGGACTTATGAATAATCTCTGCCTTGATTTTGCGCCTATAGAATCTAAGTTTGATATTGATTTTAGGGCGTATTTTGCGCCATCTTTAGCCGCTTTGAAAGAATATGAACAAGCAGGCTTAGTATCTATCACGCCTCATAGCATTCACACTTCTGCTACAGGTGGCATGCTCATACGCAATATCGCTATGACTTTTGATGCGTATTTAGGCGCGCATCAAGGCGATAAACGCTTTAGCAAGACTATTTAG